Genomic window (Nitrososphaerales archaeon):
ACCCATATCCTTAGGATAGACTATCTGTGTCCTCCTTTCTGCCTTCAAAGCATAATCTTCAATCGTGGGCTTTAGGGCCCACAGAGTCACTCCGAGGCTCGATACAACAGAAGAGCCGTAAGGTTGCCCGATGAGCGAATTGAGTGTTATATACCCTACATGTGTATGAATCTTCGCATCCTTCATAATCTTAACGAGCCACTTCCTCTTTCTATCTAGGTATAGAAGAATGTGATGGCCCTCTTGAATTATATCGTTAGATGCCAACCTTACCACATCCTCTTAAAGCCCTTATCTTGTTTAAAGATTTTAATCGATACTTAGAAAAGCCCACCATTTTATGAATTGGTAAAGTTTATAACGCAGAGTGTTCTAAGCTCCCCTACATCGGAATGAAGTCGAGTCGAATCGAAAGACCGATGAACGAAAGGGAGGTGAGATTTAAGATTGAATGAGAAGGAAGAGCGAACGGTAAGAGAGCGGCAACGATTCTCACGATCGTACTTTAAACCGAAGCCGGTCAAGTTGGGTGATGAATTAGAGGTAACTATATCTGAGATGAGCCGTAGAGGAGACGGTTTGGCTAGAGTTCAAGGGTATGTAATATTCGTACCGAATACGAAGCAGGGAGATCACGTGAAGATTAGGATAACTCAAGTCAGACCTACTCATGCCGTTGCTCAGGTCGTGTAGAAAAACGAATTACTACGAACCTATCCTTTTATTCTCCCTATTATTTATTAAATTCTTTTTTCTTATACTAAATCTTCATCACTCCCTATACGTTGCGCGAGCTTACCTGGGATCTTTATATCTAGCTTAAAATCTTCGGGCCTTACTTTATCCGTAGTGACCCTCTTTACCACAAGGCCGCAGCGATTTTGAGGGAGCATCTTTGCCCTTATGCATAGGGCATAGGAGCATGAAGGGCCGATACAACTTTCATTGATCCAACTGCACCATATGGTATTGCCACGTATCAACAATGCGCGTTTTCCACATTTGAACCACACACATCGAGGCCAGCAGAGACCTTCTGGACTGGGACCTTCGTGAGGCAAGTGGCCGCACTTAGTCTTTTAATAGGATAGCATAGGTTAAAAATTTTTCTAATGAATTTCTGTAATTAAGTTTAATAATGAAGCTATAAGATGGGCAAGGCAAATATAACAAACATAACATAGCGATTTGATTTAGATATAATTATATATGGTTCGACTGTTCATCATTTAATGATCAAGGTCAGATGGGTAATATTGGCAAGGAAGCGATACTCTATAAACAACTCGCTGAAGGTAGGGTAAGGTGTACCGCTTGTGCAAGATACTGTAATATACCGAAGGATAAGATCGGTTTTTGTGGAGTTCGAAAGAATATCGATGGTAAGTTGTATCTGATGGTTTATGGTAAGATCATCACTGCCCATGTAGACCCTATTGAAAAGAAGCCATTTGTCCATTACATGCCCGGATCGAAGGTATTCTCCATAGCCACCACTGGCTGTAATTGGCTCTGCCATTATTGTTTAAATTATGATATTAGCCAACGTAGGAAGGTTGAAGGTAAGGATATTGAGCCTGAAGAAATCGTCGATTTAACAAAGAGGTACGATTGCCAGGGGATCGCTTATACCTACAATGAACCCATAATCTCGATAGAGTTTTCGCACGATGTTGGTGTAATCGCTAGGAGGGAGGGGTTGATCAACCTTTACGTATCGAATGGTTATGCTACACCGGATGCGGTGAAGATGATGGGTGAATTCCTCGATGCCATTACGGTCGATTTTAAAGGAAATGGTGAAGCAGAATTCCTCCGTTTGTATGCTGGTGTACCGAGCCCTGAACCGATATTTCAAACTCTATTAGAGATTAAGAATAGCACGAATATCCATATAGAGATTACCGATCTGGTAGTGCCCAAGGTTGGAGATGATTTGAATGAGGCACGTAAACTCTCCAAATGGATATATGAAAATTTGGGGCCAGATACACCAATACACTTCCTCAGATTCCATCCAGATTACAAATTGATACACCTTCCATGGACACCTGTAGAGACTCTAGAAAAGCATTATCAAGTAGCGAAAGAGGTCGGCTTAAGATTTGTATATCTGGGCAATATCCCCGGCCATCCACTCGAGCATACGTACTGTCCAGGTTGTGGTAAGATCGTCGTAGAAAGATTCGGTTTCGATATTACAGGCTGGTATTTGGATGAGCATAACAGGTGTATAAAATGCGGGTATGAGATACCTATCGTAGGTAAGTTGAATAAAGAGGGTTTAGAGGATCGATTTATTCCCGTCATTTAAATCTTTGAGAAGATATTTCATTCTTACTTTTGTACTTCCTCTGAATGATAGACTCTGCAAATCTATCTTATTGAATATGCAATGTAATTAAACTTAAACCCTGAGCAATTCCGTAAATTCTGAAATGCTCCCCATTCTATCGAGCCTATAGACCGCTTTCACCACCTCTTTGGCCCTATCCTCTCCCAATATATTTGAAGAGGCCGAGAGGAACTTTTCCTCTACTTCTTCATCGGTCATAGGATTCTTGGGATGGCCTCTATGGTATAACGTTCTGTGAGAATATGTAGAGCCATCTTTAGTCTTGATTTCCACCTCTGCCGCAGGATAGATCTTTGGGTCATCGAGTTCAGGAGATATCTCTAACTTCACTTTATCGATCAATTCGAGTACCCTTCGATTCGAATATAAATCATCTCTGAAGTGCTCAGGTTTCACATCACCCTCTAGAAGTGCCAAAGCTATGATAAAGGGTGCGCTATGATCTGCGGTCTCTTTATTCTTAGGATACCTCTTTACAGGATCGCCCACATGTCTTACACTCCTCTTGTTACTCCTCACCAGTATGCTATCTACTTCTAAAGGATCTATTTGGCAATTTCTAGCCAGATTTACCGTAGCATCCGCAATCCCCAAGGCTGCACCACATACCGGATAAGGTTTCAGCCTTGTCTCT
Coding sequences:
- a CDS encoding TRAM domain-containing protein is translated as MNEKEERTVRERQRFSRSYFKPKPVKLGDELEVTISEMSRRGDGLARVQGYVIFVPNTKQGDHVKIRITQVRPTHAVAQVV
- the amrS gene encoding AmmeMemoRadiSam system radical SAM enzyme; protein product: MGNIGKEAILYKQLAEGRVRCTACARYCNIPKDKIGFCGVRKNIDGKLYLMVYGKIITAHVDPIEKKPFVHYMPGSKVFSIATTGCNWLCHYCLNYDISQRRKVEGKDIEPEEIVDLTKRYDCQGIAYTYNEPIISIEFSHDVGVIARREGLINLYVSNGYATPDAVKMMGEFLDAITVDFKGNGEAEFLRLYAGVPSPEPIFQTLLEIKNSTNIHIEITDLVVPKVGDDLNEARKLSKWIYENLGPDTPIHFLRFHPDYKLIHLPWTPVETLEKHYQVAKEVGLRFVYLGNIPGHPLEHTYCPGCGKIVVERFGFDITGWYLDEHNRCIKCGYEIPIVGKLNKEGLEDRFIPVI